A window of Acropora muricata isolate sample 2 chromosome 3, ASM3666990v1, whole genome shotgun sequence contains these coding sequences:
- the LOC136911604 gene encoding uncharacterized protein, whose amino-acid sequence MNALYVVTFILLCELFTGGVTGSPIPVAQAHQLSKRAAPRLPSTGPRLPPVPVCNSDQVDELPQQCVTFKASGLCNSSSGDVQDFMLENCYVTCGNCRIPTASTVTTAPSVTSQGVTTQGPRTTTGPMPQATLGKISTPALKTAHQSTANSTVLSSTRAITVPTTQPRIPQGNPAGNITVTVVIFSGRPDPQWVITENDRQYNNIRRLLGHALFSGFIYRHQDMPSRLGYKGILLKFTTLEYFVVGPQTRSLQQLILGTMPQKDIRAAVLAEVRSDGVLPDMTPKKMDGIGSLFNSATTRRTNNCYNYANDEITNNFAQPGRGGGAVFGTLTGASIKAAAVLDGLVVLSPQPAHSSPIPLPSTNAGRLTALFVNTGNGPWPGDFHWVRMDSTGRWSHKPGQSHATNLDQNKNPITDPRKANMGNYAFISFLTSNKTVVNIA is encoded by the exons ATGAACGCTCTCTACGTTGTTACATTCATCCTTCTTTGTGAGCTCTTCACAGGTGGCGTCACAGGAAGCCCAATTCCTGTTGCCCAGGCACACCAACTCTCAAAGCGTGCTG CTCCTAGGCTCCCATCGACAGGTCCACGTCTCCCACCAGTTCCAG TTTGCAACTCAGACCAAGTCGACGAATTGCCCCAACAATGTGTTACTTTCAAAGCCTCGGGTCTCTGTAACAGTTCAAGCGGAGACGTGCAAGACTTCATGCTGGAAAATTGCTACGTCACCTGCGGAAACTGTCGAA ttccGACAGCCTCGACAG TGACGACAGCGCCaagtgtgacgtcacagggCGTGACGACACAAGGACCAAGGACTACAACAGGCCCTATGCCTCAGGCTACTTTGGGCAAAATTTCAACACCAGCTTTGAAGACAGCCCATCAAAGTACGGCTAATTCTACAGTGCTGAGTTCAACAAGAGCAATCACAGTTCCAACCACACAGCCAAGAATCCCTCAAGGAAATCCAGCAG GAAACATAACCGTTACCGTGGTTATCTTTTCTGGTCGTCCTGATCCACAATGGGTGATCACGGAAAACGATCGACAGTATAATAACATTCGAAGGCTTCTTGGGCACGCCTTGTTTTCCGGTTTCATCTACAGACATCAAGATATGCCATCAAGACTTGGCTACAAGGGCATCCTTTTAAAGTTCACCACATTGGAATACTTTGTTGTCGGTCCCCAAACCAGATCACTTCAACAGTTGATATTGGGCACAATGCCACAAAAAGACATTCGCGCCGCAGTGCTCGCTGAAGTTCGTTCAGATGGAGTGCTACCAGATATGACACCAAAAAAGATGGATGGTATCGGTTCCCTGTTTAACAGCGCAACAACAAGACGCACAAATAATTGTTACAATTATGCTAACGATGAGATTACAAACAACTTTGCGCAGCCTGGTAGGGGCGGTGGTGCAGTGTTTGGTACCCTAACGGGCGCGTCTATTAAAGCTGCTGCAGTACTGGATGGTTTGGTTGTTCTTAGCCCTCAGCCTGCTCATTCATCTCCGATTCCACTGCCTTCTACTAATGCCGGGCGCCTAACCGCTCTTTTTGTCAATACAG GGAACGGCCCATGGCCTGGTGATTTTCATTGGGTTCGTATGGACAGCACCGGTAGATGGTCACATAAACCCGGCCAATCCCACGCTACAAATCTGGATCAGAACAAGAATCCTATCACCGATCCAAGGAAAGCAAATATGGGAAACTATGCGTTCATTTCTTTCCTAACAAGTAATAAAACCGTTGTAAATATCGCGTAA
- the LOC136911612 gene encoding Golgi-associated plant pathogenesis-related protein 1-like: protein MKIVFAVLMIILTFIRSCDAAPGKKIHGSAFFKREFLNDKRTECKDALQYCPVFASRGYCEPDHQYGSYVRKNCQASCEICKAPPTPPPAVNPDACKEAHNKFRALHGSPPLEWDENLAKIAQTRAEELLEIGKLIHDTEELRRLKQGENLYSSTSFSYNTCEKAVESWYSEEKDYNYDNPASSTGVIGHFTQVVWKGSKQLGVGLAAKRDPKTGYVKTYIVARYYPAGNVKGHFKENVGRKVTP from the exons ATGAAgattgtttttgcagttttgATGATAATTCTAACTTTCATTCGGAGTTGTGACGCTGCTCCAGGGAAAAAAATCCACGGCAGCGCTTTTTTCAAGAGAGAATTTCTAAATGATAAAAGAACTG aGTGTAAAGATGCGTTACAGTATTGTCCTGTCTTTGCATCACGTGGTTATTGTGAACCTGACCATCAATATGGGTCCTATGTTAGAAAAAATTGTCAGGCCAGTTGTGAAATTTGCAAAG CGCCTCCAACCCCACCACCGGCTG TGAATCCTGATGCCTGTAAAGAAGCGCATAATAAATTTCGAGCACTCCATGGGTCTCCTCCTCTGGAGTGGGATGAGAACCTTGCCAAAATAGCACAGACTCGTGCTGAGGAGTTGCTCGAAATTGGTAAACTGATCCATGACACCGAAGAATTAAGAAGACTTAAGCAAGGAGAAAATCTATATTCCTCAACCAGCTTTTCATACAATACGTGTGAGAAAGCAGTAGAATCCTG gtACAGCGAAGAGAAAGATTATAATTACGATAATCCTGCATCTTCAACTGGTGTTATTGGTCACTTCACGCAG GTTGTTTGGAAAGGGTCTAAACAACTTGGAGTGGGTCTTGCAGCGAAAAGGGATCCCAAGACAGGTTACGTCAAAACATATATCGTCGCCCGTTATTACCCTGCCGGAAATGTTAAAGGCCACTTCAAGGAAAACGTGGGAAGAAAAG